In Marasmius oreades isolate 03SP1 chromosome 1, whole genome shotgun sequence, one DNA window encodes the following:
- a CDS encoding uncharacterized protein (CAZy:AA7) yields MPPKSLTSREPNLMVHGAQERRKMPVVDFQFCLHVEMQMKFLLRCIVASVQLVVFVAADLREDLSQTGVTAYFPGDSEFAGASRAYNTRFTFTPAAIAYPETVQDVSNVVKVAVANGISVSARSGGHSYVANGLGGESGSLVVDMSNMKAINIDQNTKVATIETGNRLGNVAKALNAGGRALPHGTCPYVGIGGHSAYGGFGYTSRLWGLTLDTVQAVNAVLANGTIVRATAASQSDIFWAFRGAGPSFGIVTSIETTTFALPTSSLIFSYQWNTLDPQQASAALQVFQSYPQQNSLPGELGLEIVLGQGWTDGTLSFTVQGGYYGSDGRSGIQRLMTPFISAMNLPSTSLKVQGDGTYIDTVRILAEEDGGLDMNGQDVTDTFYARSIIVPENEVLSKEASDSFMNYLANQGSNVPNLDYWFIEIELFGGQNSKINSVSADSTSFARRDGLLTMQIYASSGDRTPFPDNGFTFIDGVMNAMTSTMPSSWNYGAYMNYIEDRLTNWQQRYFGSHYERLVSIKRQVDPGNVFNFPFGVEV; encoded by the exons ATGCCGCCTAAAAGCCTTACCTCTCGGGAACCGAATCTCATGGTTCACGGCGCCCAAGAGAGGCGAAAAATGCCCGTTGTTG ATTTTCAATTTTGCTTgcacgtcgaaatgcagatGAAGTTTCTGCTACGGTGCATCGTCGCTAGTGTTCAGCTGGTAGTGTTTGTTGCAGCTGATCTACGTGAAGATCTCAGTCAGACCGGTGTCACCGCGTACTTCCCAGGAGACAGCGAGTTTGCAGGTGCTTCAAGGGCTT ACAATACGCGATTCACTTTCACACCAGCAGCTATTGCATACCCGGAAACAGTTCAAGATGTGTCGAACGTCGTCAAGGTTGCGGTAGCAAACGGGATATCTGTGTCCGCTCGAAGCGGTGGT CATAGTTACGTTGCAAACGGCTTAGGAGGAGAATCTGGATCTCTTGTCGTAGACATGTCCAATATGAAGGCCATAAACATCGACCAGAACACGAAAGTTGCGACCATCGAGACGGGTAATAGGTTAGGAAATGTCGCGAAAGCTTTGAATGCCGGTGGAAGAGCATTGCCTCATGGCACTTGTCCGTACGTTGGTATTGGTGGACATTCAG CATACGGTGGATTTGGTTACACGTCGCGCTTATGGGGTCTTACTCTCGACACTGTTCAAGCTGTCAACGCTGTCCTCGCGAACGGTACAATAGTTCGCGCGACCGCTGCTTCCCAATCTGACATCTTCTGG GCCTTCCGAGGTGCCGGTCCTTCATTTGGTATTGTCACATCAATCGAAACTACCACCTTCGCCCTTCCGACATCTTCCCTGATCTTCTCATATCAATGGAACACCCTCGACCCTCAACAAGCTTCAGCTGCTCTCCAAGTCTTTCAATCCTACCCCCAACAGAATTCTCTCCCTGGAGAACTCGGTTTGGAAATCGTATTGGGACAAGGATGGACAGACGGCACCCTGTCTTTTACCGTTCAAGGAGGTTATTACGGGTCTGACGGTCGCAGTGGGATCCAACGTCTCATGACACCTTTCATATCGGCGATGAACCTACCGAGCACCTCGCTCAAGGTTCAAGGTGATGGAACATACATCGATACCGTTCGGATACTGGCTGAAGAGGATGGAGGGTTGGACATGAATGGACAGGATGTCACAGATACATTCTATGCTAGGTCTATAATCGTCCCGGAGAATGAGGTTCTCAGCAAAGAAGCGAGCGACAGCTTCATGAATTATTTAGCCAATCAAGGGTCTAATGTTCCGAACCTG GACTACTGGTTCATAGAAATCGAATTGTTCGGCGGTCAAAACTCAAAGATCAACTCTGTGTCAGCCGATAGCACTTCGTTCGCTAGACGAGATGGCCTTTTGACCATGCAAATCTATGCATCTTCGGGTGACAGAACGCCGTTCCCCGATAATGGGTTTACTTTCATTGACG GGGTGATGAACGCGATGACATCTACTATGCCTAGTTCCTGGAACTACGGTGCTTATATGAATTACATTGAGGACCGTTTGACTAACT GGCAACAACGGTACTTTGGAAGCCACTACGAACGACTAGTGTCAATCAAGAGGCAGGTAGACCCGGGCAATGTTTTCAATTTTCCTTTCGGTGTCGAGGTCTGA
- a CDS encoding uncharacterized protein (CAZy:AA7) produces the protein MQMKFLLRCIVASVQLVVFVAADLREDLSQTGVTAYFPGDSEFAGASRAYNTRFTFTPAAIAYPETVQDVSNVVKVAVANGISVSARSGGHSYVANGLGGESGSLVVDMSNMKAINIDQNTKVATIETGNRLGNVAKALNAGGRALPHGTCPYVGIGGHSAYGGFGYTSRLWGLTLDTVQAVNAVLANGTIVRATAASQSDIFWAFRGAGPSFGIVTSIETTTFALPTSSLIFSYQWNTLDPQQASAALQVFQSYPQQNSLPGELGLEIVLGQGWTDGTLSFTVQGGYYGSDGRSGIQRLMTPFISAMNLPSTSLKVQGDGTYIDTVRILAEEDGGLDMNGQDVTDTFYARSIIVPENEVLSKEASDSFMNYLANQGSNVPNLDYWFIEIELFGGQNSKINSVSADSTSFARRDGLLTMQIYASSGDRTPFPDNGFTFIDGVMNAMTSTMPSSWNYGAYMNYIEDRLTNWQQRYFGSHYERLVSIKRQVDPGNVFNFPFGVEV, from the exons atgcagatGAAGTTTCTGCTACGGTGCATCGTCGCTAGTGTTCAGCTGGTAGTGTTTGTTGCAGCTGATCTACGTGAAGATCTCAGTCAGACCGGTGTCACCGCGTACTTCCCAGGAGACAGCGAGTTTGCAGGTGCTTCAAGGGCTT ACAATACGCGATTCACTTTCACACCAGCAGCTATTGCATACCCGGAAACAGTTCAAGATGTGTCGAACGTCGTCAAGGTTGCGGTAGCAAACGGGATATCTGTGTCCGCTCGAAGCGGTGGT CATAGTTACGTTGCAAACGGCTTAGGAGGAGAATCTGGATCTCTTGTCGTAGACATGTCCAATATGAAGGCCATAAACATCGACCAGAACACGAAAGTTGCGACCATCGAGACGGGTAATAGGTTAGGAAATGTCGCGAAAGCTTTGAATGCCGGTGGAAGAGCATTGCCTCATGGCACTTGTCCGTACGTTGGTATTGGTGGACATTCAG CATACGGTGGATTTGGTTACACGTCGCGCTTATGGGGTCTTACTCTCGACACTGTTCAAGCTGTCAACGCTGTCCTCGCGAACGGTACAATAGTTCGCGCGACCGCTGCTTCCCAATCTGACATCTTCTGG GCCTTCCGAGGTGCCGGTCCTTCATTTGGTATTGTCACATCAATCGAAACTACCACCTTCGCCCTTCCGACATCTTCCCTGATCTTCTCATATCAATGGAACACCCTCGACCCTCAACAAGCTTCAGCTGCTCTCCAAGTCTTTCAATCCTACCCCCAACAGAATTCTCTCCCTGGAGAACTCGGTTTGGAAATCGTATTGGGACAAGGATGGACAGACGGCACCCTGTCTTTTACCGTTCAAGGAGGTTATTACGGGTCTGACGGTCGCAGTGGGATCCAACGTCTCATGACACCTTTCATATCGGCGATGAACCTACCGAGCACCTCGCTCAAGGTTCAAGGTGATGGAACATACATCGATACCGTTCGGATACTGGCTGAAGAGGATGGAGGGTTGGACATGAATGGACAGGATGTCACAGATACATTCTATGCTAGGTCTATAATCGTCCCGGAGAATGAGGTTCTCAGCAAAGAAGCGAGCGACAGCTTCATGAATTATTTAGCCAATCAAGGGTCTAATGTTCCGAACCTG GACTACTGGTTCATAGAAATCGAATTGTTCGGCGGTCAAAACTCAAAGATCAACTCTGTGTCAGCCGATAGCACTTCGTTCGCTAGACGAGATGGCCTTTTGACCATGCAAATCTATGCATCTTCGGGTGACAGAACGCCGTTCCCCGATAATGGGTTTACTTTCATTGACG GGGTGATGAACGCGATGACATCTACTATGCCTAGTTCCTGGAACTACGGTGCTTATATGAATTACATTGAGGACCGTTTGACTAACT GGCAACAACGGTACTTTGGAAGCCACTACGAACGACTAGTGTCAATCAAGAGGCAGGTAGACCCGGGCAATGTTTTCAATTTTCCTTTCGGTGTCGAGGTCTGA